The following proteins are co-located in the Paraburkholderia phytofirmans PsJN genome:
- a CDS encoding putative toxin-antitoxin system toxin component, PIN family, producing MPGSHASPDALRVVLDSNVWIDILVFDDPHTRPIAAALEGGALTALIDARCLAELTYVLDYPQFVHRNVDKAVALAVVSRLAQLVEPEAQAEDARPLPKCKDRDDQKFLELAHAARADWLVSKDRAVLKLAKRIARDFGFQIAQPAPFVAAIGMSLSAAVEPLSA from the coding sequence ATGCCCGGTTCCCATGCCTCACCCGACGCTTTGCGCGTCGTCCTCGATTCCAATGTGTGGATCGACATTCTCGTGTTCGACGACCCGCACACGCGGCCGATCGCGGCCGCGCTCGAAGGCGGCGCGCTGACCGCCCTGATCGACGCGCGCTGCCTCGCCGAATTAACCTACGTGCTCGACTATCCGCAATTCGTGCATCGAAATGTGGACAAAGCCGTGGCACTGGCCGTCGTTTCACGGCTCGCGCAGTTGGTCGAACCCGAGGCGCAAGCGGAAGATGCGAGGCCCTTGCCCAAATGCAAAGACCGCGACGACCAGAAGTTTCTCGAGCTCGCGCACGCCGCGCGGGCCGACTGGCTGGTTTCGAAGGACCGTGCCGTCTTGAAGCTGGCCAAACGGATCGCGCGTGATTTCGGCTTTCAGATCGCCCAGCCGGCGCCTTTCGTTGCCGCCATCGGCATGTCCCTGAGCGCCGCCGTCGAGCCTCTAAGCGCATGA